The Shewanella zhangzhouensis genome has a window encoding:
- the hutI gene encoding imidazolonepropionase, translating into MSWDQVWIDINLATMDPSRSEAYGAITDAALAVKDGKIAWLGKRADLPEFDVLATPVHRGHGGWLTPGLIDAHTHLVFAGNRANEFELRLQGASYEEIARAGGGIVSTVKACREADEAELFDLARRRLNALAKEGVTTVEIKSGYGLDLDTELKLLRVARELGKHHHVDVVTTFLGAHAVPPEFKGQGDAGTDAYVDLVVNEMLPAVVAENLADAADVFCENIAFNLEQTERVLSAAKALGLDIKLHAEQLSNLGGSELAARLGAKSVDHIEYLDETGVKAIAQSGTCAVLLPGAFYFLRETKLPPIDLLRQHGVPMVLASDFNPGSSPICSTLLMLNMGCTLFRLTPEEALAGITRNAARALGRDQRVGILREGMDADFCLWRISTPAELAYSYGVNPLVDVVKGGRLIHQ; encoded by the coding sequence ATGTCTTGGGATCAGGTTTGGATTGATATCAACTTAGCCACCATGGACCCGTCCAGGAGTGAGGCCTACGGTGCCATCACGGATGCTGCGCTGGCGGTGAAAGACGGCAAAATTGCCTGGCTTGGCAAACGTGCCGACCTGCCCGAGTTTGATGTGCTCGCCACCCCGGTTCACCGCGGCCATGGCGGCTGGCTGACCCCCGGCCTGATCGATGCCCACACCCACCTGGTATTTGCCGGTAACCGTGCCAACGAATTCGAACTGCGTCTGCAGGGTGCCAGCTACGAAGAAATCGCCCGCGCCGGCGGCGGCATTGTCAGCACCGTGAAGGCCTGCCGCGAAGCAGACGAAGCCGAGCTGTTTGATCTCGCCCGCCGCCGCCTGAATGCGCTGGCCAAAGAAGGGGTAACCACGGTGGAAATCAAATCCGGTTACGGCCTGGATTTGGACACCGAGCTTAAGCTGTTGCGGGTTGCCCGCGAGCTTGGCAAACATCACCACGTGGATGTGGTCACCACCTTCCTCGGCGCCCATGCGGTACCGCCCGAGTTCAAGGGTCAGGGCGATGCAGGCACAGATGCCTATGTGGATCTGGTGGTTAACGAGATGCTGCCCGCCGTGGTGGCCGAGAACCTCGCCGATGCCGCCGACGTGTTCTGCGAAAACATCGCCTTTAACCTGGAGCAGACAGAGCGGGTGCTGAGCGCCGCCAAGGCCCTGGGACTGGATATCAAGCTACATGCCGAGCAACTCAGCAACCTCGGTGGCAGTGAACTGGCCGCGCGTTTGGGTGCCAAGTCGGTGGACCATATCGAATACCTGGACGAAACCGGTGTTAAGGCCATCGCCCAGAGTGGCACCTGCGCCGTACTGCTGCCGGGCGCGTTCTACTTCCTGCGGGAAACTAAGCTGCCCCCCATCGACCTTTTGCGTCAGCATGGGGTGCCCATGGTGCTCGCCAGCGACTTTAACCCTGGCTCATCGCCCATCTGCTCGACCCTGCTGATGCTCAATATGGGCTGCACCCTGTTCCGCCTGACCCCGGAAGAAGCACTCGCCGGTATTACCCGCAACGCCGCGCGCGCCCTTGGCCGAGACCAGCGCGTTGGTATATTGCGTGAAGGAATGGATGCCGACTTCTGCCTGTGGCGTATCTCTACCCCGGCTGAGCTGGCCTATTCCTACGGCGTGAACCCTCTGGTGGATGTGGTGAAGGGTGGCAGACTGATTCATCAATAA
- the hutC gene encoding histidine utilization repressor has product MTTAKFAEIKEYIRRHIEAGDWEENTRVPSENQLAEQFGCSRMTARRALTELVEAGVLERSQGLGTFVASLKSQSSMLSIRNIADEIKGRGHGHSVQVLELTAINAIAPIAIALGLEEGSDVFYSLLVHCEQGMPLQLEERFVNPELIPHYLKQDFSSQTPHEYLSQVAPLTEARHTIEAIIPKEQVRLHLNMPEGEPCLQIIRRTWSRQGVVSFARLVHPGSRFRLGGHLTFK; this is encoded by the coding sequence ATGACCACAGCAAAGTTTGCCGAAATCAAAGAATACATACGGCGCCATATCGAGGCGGGTGACTGGGAAGAAAATACCCGGGTACCCTCCGAGAATCAGCTCGCCGAGCAATTTGGCTGCAGCCGCATGACCGCCCGGCGGGCGCTGACTGAGTTGGTGGAGGCCGGGGTGCTGGAGCGCTCTCAGGGGTTGGGGACCTTTGTGGCATCGCTCAAGTCCCAGTCAAGCATGCTGTCTATTCGCAATATCGCCGATGAAATCAAGGGGCGCGGTCATGGTCACAGCGTGCAGGTACTTGAGCTGACCGCTATCAATGCCATCGCCCCCATCGCCATTGCCCTTGGGTTGGAGGAGGGCTCGGACGTGTTTTACTCATTGCTGGTGCATTGTGAACAGGGAATGCCGCTGCAATTGGAGGAGCGCTTTGTTAACCCCGAGCTTATTCCGCACTATCTGAAACAGGACTTCAGCAGCCAGACGCCACACGAATATCTGTCACAGGTGGCGCCGCTGACCGAGGCGCGTCACACCATTGAGGCGATTATCCCGAAAGAGCAGGTACGACTGCACCTGAATATGCCCGAAGGCGAACCCTGCCTGCAGATCATCCGTCGTACCTGGTCCCGTCAGGGGGTGGTGAGTTTTGCCCGCCTGGTACATCCCGGCAGTCGTTTTCGTCTGGGTGGCCACCTTACGTTTAAATAG
- a CDS encoding putative bifunctional diguanylate cyclase/phosphodiesterase: MPRLSLALMAPLCLILLYLSLVGAEFYYEKSLKQEQVAEAQLAQVRQQMFRLQHIVSEAMAVQDTDRIAQEVSLAATDLELMVLVLVDPGSNIRYANHLVWQGSRASQVIDGYEPSRHQQTVAAQKPWVQVNPDRLSIQAYYPVNHSGVPRYSEINLIYLEYDLSGAYSRAISELQQRFLQIWGGGALLILMFLTVFHYVGVRPLRSLLRLARLKQAEPLAQTVPMASSEVAKLQQYMYQTELKLKRTLKQLRDSEQRWLFAVEGSQTGIWDWQISSGELFLSDRWKEMLGYGPTELKNEYSSWESRLHPDDKARVLERLQSYLKGEADVYESRHRLKHRQGHYIWVLDRGMVVEWEEDGRAARVIGSQRDVSEDVRNQQAIAHQANHDSLTNLANRRAVMDALFEFQQAGPGSMLRLGALLLIDLDNFKLVNDALGHHHGDRLLIQAAARLSGFFSGNALVARLGGDEFAIMVLDLATDIEQAAHQAMQLGAELKQQIARSFQLSDQQINVTASVGVCLFDNHHPVEPAQLLKRADMAMYAAKDGGRNGCALYSDELEDKATENLWLQNELRHAIEREQLSLVFQPIFNHDGELVCCEALCRWHHPERGPISPAQFIPVAEDSGLIIGIGQWVLLEVCRTLKAMAEKGTPMPAVAVNISARHFNQSDFVERLLALLKAHQVSPEQIELELTEYALLSNLNAISERMQRLRSAGFSIAIDDFGTGYSSLSYLQSLPLSRLKLDAAFVGRIGTEAGNAIVRAIVEMAHSLMLKVVAEGVETEAQQAYLSSLDCDFFQGYLLGKPMPASELVTRRIAPSVHSANRRG, from the coding sequence ATGCCGCGCCTGTCACTGGCCTTAATGGCACCTCTGTGTCTGATACTGCTCTACCTGAGTCTGGTAGGGGCAGAGTTTTACTATGAAAAATCCCTCAAGCAGGAGCAGGTGGCAGAAGCGCAGTTGGCCCAGGTCAGACAGCAAATGTTCCGCTTGCAGCACATAGTGTCAGAGGCCATGGCAGTACAGGATACCGACCGTATTGCTCAGGAGGTGTCGTTGGCCGCGACTGATCTTGAGTTGATGGTGCTGGTGCTGGTGGACCCGGGCAGCAACATTCGTTATGCCAATCACCTGGTGTGGCAGGGCAGTCGTGCCAGTCAGGTCATCGACGGTTATGAACCGTCGCGTCATCAGCAGACGGTGGCCGCCCAAAAGCCCTGGGTACAGGTCAATCCCGACCGCCTATCGATTCAGGCTTACTACCCTGTGAATCACAGTGGCGTTCCCCGCTACAGTGAGATCAACCTAATCTATCTGGAATACGACCTCTCCGGTGCCTACAGCCGTGCCATCAGCGAACTGCAGCAACGCTTTTTGCAGATATGGGGCGGCGGTGCCTTGCTGATCCTGATGTTTTTAACCGTGTTTCATTATGTGGGTGTCAGACCGCTTCGCAGTTTGCTGCGTTTGGCCCGCCTGAAGCAGGCTGAGCCTTTGGCGCAGACTGTGCCCATGGCCTCCAGCGAAGTCGCCAAATTGCAGCAGTACATGTACCAGACCGAACTCAAGCTCAAGCGTACCCTCAAGCAGCTGCGTGACTCAGAGCAGCGTTGGTTGTTTGCAGTGGAAGGTTCTCAAACCGGCATTTGGGACTGGCAGATAAGCAGTGGCGAACTGTTTTTGTCTGACCGCTGGAAAGAAATGCTGGGATATGGCCCCACAGAGCTGAAAAACGAGTACAGCTCCTGGGAAAGTCGTTTACACCCGGACGATAAAGCGCGGGTGCTGGAGCGACTGCAAAGCTATCTCAAGGGCGAAGCCGATGTTTACGAGAGCCGTCATCGCCTGAAACACCGTCAGGGGCATTATATTTGGGTGCTCGATCGCGGCATGGTGGTGGAATGGGAAGAAGACGGGCGCGCGGCACGGGTGATAGGCAGCCAGCGGGATGTGTCGGAAGATGTGCGTAATCAGCAGGCCATCGCCCATCAGGCCAACCACGACTCCCTGACCAACCTGGCCAACCGCCGGGCCGTGATGGATGCCCTGTTCGAGTTTCAGCAGGCTGGCCCCGGCAGCATGTTACGCCTGGGCGCCCTGCTGCTGATAGATTTGGACAACTTTAAACTCGTCAACGATGCCCTGGGCCATCACCATGGCGATCGTCTGCTGATTCAGGCTGCGGCCAGATTGTCGGGCTTTTTCAGTGGTAATGCCCTGGTGGCTAGATTGGGCGGCGATGAATTTGCCATTATGGTGCTCGACCTCGCGACCGACATTGAACAGGCGGCCCATCAGGCGATGCAACTGGGGGCGGAGCTGAAGCAGCAGATTGCCCGCAGTTTTCAGCTCTCGGATCAGCAAATCAATGTCACCGCCTCCGTGGGTGTGTGCCTGTTCGATAACCATCATCCGGTTGAGCCGGCGCAGCTGCTCAAACGTGCAGATATGGCCATGTACGCGGCCAAGGATGGTGGCCGCAATGGCTGCGCCCTGTACAGTGACGAACTGGAAGACAAGGCCACCGAAAACCTGTGGCTGCAAAACGAGTTGCGTCATGCCATTGAGCGTGAACAACTGTCTTTGGTGTTTCAGCCCATCTTTAACCACGACGGTGAGCTGGTGTGCTGCGAGGCCCTGTGCCGCTGGCACCATCCTGAGCGCGGCCCCATTTCACCGGCACAGTTTATTCCGGTGGCCGAAGATTCGGGGCTTATCATTGGCATAGGCCAATGGGTATTGCTGGAAGTGTGCCGCACCCTCAAGGCGATGGCAGAAAAAGGCACCCCCATGCCGGCGGTGGCCGTCAACATCAGTGCAAGGCATTTTAACCAGAGTGATTTTGTGGAACGCCTGCTGGCCTTGCTCAAAGCGCATCAGGTATCGCCTGAGCAGATTGAGCTGGAGCTGACCGAATACGCACTGTTGTCCAACCTCAATGCCATCAGCGAGCGGATGCAGCGACTGCGCAGCGCCGGTTTTTCCATCGCCATTGATGACTTTGGTACCGGTTATTCGTCACTGAGTTACTTGCAGAGTCTGCCGCTCTCCAGGCTGAAACTGGATGCCGCCTTTGTCGGCCGTATCGGTACGGAAGCGGGCAATGCCATAGTGCGGGCCATTGTTGAAATGGCCCACAGCCTCATGTTGAAGGTGGTGGCAGAAGGGGTTGAGACCGAGGCCCAGCAGGCATATCTCTCAAGCCTCGATTGTGATTTCTTCCAGGGTTATTTGCTTGGTAAACCCATGCCAGCGTCAGAATTGGTGACACGGCGTATTGCCCCCAGCGTCCACAGCGCAAATCGCCGGGGCTGA
- a CDS encoding alpha/beta fold hydrolase: MHTPALNTSLTIPPALMALYQSCELGSLSTSPGVDIAWLALEHPSPKGSIVFSNGRVEAFLKYLELYQAFYDAGYSVYALDHRGQGLSSRLTPNRHMGHVAHFSDYIADFHGFMEQVVRPRAKAPLFLAGHSMGGAIGTLYLQAHPGVFSAACFSAPMYGICLPMNKVFVRWLAQKLDASAKGLPNYILGGKDYNPAPFAKNDLTKSEARYQAYRELYQQNPQLQLGSPTNRWLLEALDACDEAVLAARESKIPLLVLQASEDTIVDNKAQNRALGGLCECLQINDARHEILMECDGARTKAIEAMLGFFASHAKHR; encoded by the coding sequence ATGCATACACCAGCTTTGAATACATCTTTGACTATTCCACCCGCCCTCATGGCGCTGTATCAGAGCTGTGAGCTTGGCAGTCTGTCCACCAGCCCCGGCGTCGACATCGCCTGGCTGGCTCTGGAACACCCCAGCCCCAAGGGCAGCATTGTTTTTTCCAATGGCCGGGTTGAGGCCTTTCTCAAGTATCTGGAGCTGTACCAGGCCTTCTATGATGCCGGCTACAGTGTCTATGCCCTCGACCACAGGGGCCAGGGCTTATCGAGCCGCCTTACGCCCAATCGTCATATGGGCCATGTGGCGCACTTCAGCGACTATATTGCTGACTTTCACGGTTTTATGGAGCAGGTGGTGCGTCCGCGGGCCAAAGCACCGCTGTTTCTGGCCGGCCACTCCATGGGCGGCGCCATAGGCACCCTGTACTTGCAGGCACACCCGGGCGTGTTCAGTGCCGCCTGTTTCTCGGCGCCCATGTACGGCATCTGCCTGCCCATGAACAAGGTGTTTGTGCGCTGGCTGGCGCAAAAGCTCGATGCCAGCGCCAAGGGGCTGCCCAACTACATTCTGGGGGGCAAGGACTATAACCCGGCGCCCTTTGCCAAAAACGACCTCACCAAGAGCGAGGCCCGTTATCAGGCCTACCGCGAGCTCTATCAGCAAAACCCGCAATTGCAACTGGGCTCGCCCACCAACCGCTGGCTGCTGGAAGCTTTGGATGCCTGTGACGAGGCGGTATTGGCTGCGCGGGAGAGCAAAATCCCTTTGCTGGTGTTACAGGCGAGTGAAGACACCATAGTCGACAATAAGGCCCAGAATCGGGCCCTGGGTGGACTGTGCGAGTGCTTGCAGATTAACGATGCCCGCCATGAGATTCTGATGGAATGCGACGGCGCACGCACCAAGGCGATAGAGGCGATGCTGGGCTTTTTTGCCAGCCACGCCAAACACCGCTGA
- a CDS encoding DUF885 domain-containing protein: MHKLFKPSLLALALAGTLAGCNVNTTASDAYRYSYDANRAQQRPAAEEPKAAEVKAAPVILDKNLQSIIDKAWQLDLEISPSLAYDQGDKSAAGKLADLSPERLAETQLKRQGLLASLKALDRSKLSKEDRINADILQGQIQNDVDMYQFKDHYMPISSEGGFHAYIASMAKGSFKTREDYDNYLAKLNALPQYFAQQTFWLRQGVASGITPPKVTLKGFEDSISAFMVPVEDSTYFAPFKEFPAHFSAADKAELTQAGRKAVAEKVLPQYQAFYDFMTGEYMPNARETIAAYDMPNGQDFYENRVRYYTTLDMTSDEVHQLGLKEVARIRAEMEAVIKSTGFKGSFDEFLHFLRTDPRFYATTPEQLLKEAAYIAKKADAMLPKFFGKLPRQPYGIEPVPAEIAPKYTTGRYSGSSAPDKAGYYWVNTYALDKRPLYEMEALTLHEAVPGHHLQIALNQELDKLPNFRRYSYISAFGEGWGLYSEYLGLEGGFYTDPYSNFGRLTYEMWRAARLVVDTGMHAKGWSRQHAIDFMAGNTALSLHNVNTEIDRYISWPGQAVSYKIGELTIKRLRARAEAELGEKFDIRAFHDAVLAHGSVPLSVLEQQINDFIAAAKAA, from the coding sequence ATGCACAAGCTCTTCAAACCGTCACTGCTCGCTCTGGCTCTTGCCGGCACCCTCGCCGGTTGCAACGTCAACACCACCGCCAGCGATGCTTACAGGTATTCTTACGATGCCAATCGTGCACAGCAACGCCCCGCTGCCGAAGAGCCCAAAGCTGCCGAGGTCAAAGCCGCCCCGGTCATTCTTGATAAAAATCTGCAAAGCATTATCGACAAGGCTTGGCAGCTGGATTTGGAAATTAGCCCCTCATTGGCCTACGACCAGGGCGATAAGTCCGCAGCCGGCAAACTGGCCGACCTGTCTCCTGAGCGTCTTGCCGAGACTCAGCTTAAGCGTCAGGGCCTGCTGGCCTCGCTGAAGGCCCTGGACCGCAGCAAGCTGTCCAAAGAAGACCGCATCAATGCCGATATCCTTCAGGGGCAAATTCAGAACGATGTCGACATGTATCAGTTTAAAGACCATTACATGCCCATCTCCTCCGAAGGTGGCTTCCACGCCTACATTGCCTCCATGGCCAAAGGCAGCTTCAAGACCCGCGAAGACTACGACAATTACCTCGCCAAGTTGAATGCCCTGCCACAGTACTTTGCCCAGCAAACTTTCTGGCTGCGTCAGGGGGTGGCGAGTGGTATCACCCCGCCCAAGGTCACCCTCAAGGGCTTTGAAGACAGCATCAGCGCCTTTATGGTGCCGGTGGAAGACAGCACCTACTTCGCCCCCTTTAAGGAATTTCCGGCCCATTTCAGCGCCGCCGACAAGGCAGAGCTGACTCAAGCCGGTCGCAAGGCCGTCGCGGAGAAAGTGCTGCCCCAGTATCAGGCCTTCTATGACTTCATGACCGGCGAGTACATGCCAAACGCCCGTGAAACCATCGCCGCCTACGACATGCCGAATGGCCAGGACTTCTACGAGAACCGGGTGCGTTACTACACCACCCTCGACATGACCTCGGACGAAGTACATCAACTGGGTCTCAAAGAAGTGGCCCGTATCCGCGCCGAAATGGAAGCCGTCATCAAGAGCACCGGCTTTAAGGGAAGCTTCGATGAGTTCCTGCACTTCCTGCGCACCGATCCGCGCTTCTACGCCACCACGCCGGAGCAGCTTTTGAAAGAAGCCGCCTACATTGCCAAGAAGGCCGACGCCATGCTGCCGAAGTTCTTTGGCAAGCTGCCACGTCAGCCCTATGGCATAGAGCCGGTACCGGCCGAAATCGCCCCCAAATACACCACAGGCCGCTATTCGGGCTCCTCTGCACCGGACAAAGCCGGTTATTACTGGGTCAACACCTATGCGCTGGACAAACGTCCACTGTATGAAATGGAAGCCCTGACCCTGCACGAAGCCGTACCCGGCCATCACCTGCAAATTGCCCTCAATCAGGAACTGGACAAGCTGCCCAACTTCCGCCGCTACAGCTATATTTCTGCCTTTGGCGAAGGCTGGGGCCTGTACAGCGAATACCTGGGGCTGGAAGGCGGTTTCTACACCGACCCTTACAGCAACTTTGGCCGCCTGACCTATGAAATGTGGCGCGCTGCCCGTTTGGTGGTGGATACCGGCATGCACGCCAAGGGCTGGAGCCGTCAGCATGCCATCGACTTTATGGCGGGCAACACCGCACTGTCGCTGCATAATGTGAATACCGAAATCGACCGCTACATCTCCTGGCCAGGTCAGGCGGTGTCGTACAAGATTGGCGAGCTCACCATCAAGCGTCTGCGGGCCAGGGCTGAAGCCGAGCTGGGTGAAAAATTCGATATCCGCGCTTTCCATGATGCCGTGCTGGCCCATGGCAGTGTGCCCCTGTCGGTGCTGGAGCAACAAATCAACGACTTTATCGCCGCCGCCAAAGCGGCCTGA
- the add gene encoding adenosine deaminase, which translates to MIDNKIPLVDLHRHLDGNVRVQTIWELGHQHGIALPAASLETLAPFVQIQGKETSLVAFLKKLDWMVAVLADLDAVQRVARENVADAALSGLDYAELRFSPYYMAMNHKLPIEGVVEAVIDGVNQGLKEHPQVKINLIGIMSRSFGVDACTAELNGLLAHRDKLVAIDLAGDELGFPGSLFNDHFKRVRDSGLNITVHAGEAAGAESMWQAIQELGATRIGHGVKAVQDPKLMEYLAKHRIGIESCPTSNLQTSTVKSLDEHPLRTFVDAGVLVCLNTDDPGVSNIDIKHEYRLAHNEMGFSAAQLAKLQANGVEMAFISDSDRKALYAAKA; encoded by the coding sequence ATGATTGATAACAAGATTCCACTGGTGGATCTCCACCGGCATCTTGACGGCAATGTCAGGGTGCAAACCATTTGGGAGCTGGGTCATCAGCACGGTATCGCCTTACCGGCGGCCTCGCTGGAGACGCTGGCGCCTTTCGTTCAAATTCAGGGTAAGGAAACCAGCCTGGTCGCTTTTTTGAAAAAGCTCGACTGGATGGTGGCCGTGCTCGCAGACCTGGATGCGGTGCAGCGGGTTGCCCGTGAAAACGTGGCCGATGCGGCGCTTTCAGGCCTCGATTATGCCGAGCTGCGTTTCAGCCCTTATTACATGGCGATGAACCACAAACTGCCTATCGAAGGCGTGGTGGAGGCCGTGATTGACGGCGTGAATCAGGGATTGAAAGAGCATCCACAGGTGAAGATTAACCTGATTGGCATCATGTCCCGCTCCTTCGGTGTGGATGCCTGCACTGCAGAGCTTAATGGCCTGTTGGCTCACCGTGACAAGCTGGTGGCCATCGACCTGGCCGGCGATGAGCTGGGTTTCCCCGGCAGCCTCTTTAACGATCACTTCAAGCGGGTGCGTGACTCAGGGCTTAACATCACGGTACACGCAGGTGAAGCTGCGGGTGCCGAGAGCATGTGGCAGGCAATTCAGGAGCTGGGTGCGACCCGTATCGGTCATGGCGTGAAGGCGGTACAGGATCCCAAGCTGATGGAGTATCTCGCCAAGCACCGCATTGGTATCGAGTCTTGCCCCACCTCCAACCTGCAAACCTCCACCGTGAAGTCGTTGGATGAGCATCCGCTGCGTACCTTCGTGGATGCCGGTGTGCTGGTGTGTCTGAATACCGATGACCCCGGTGTGAGCAATATCGACATCAAACACGAGTACAGACTTGCCCATAACGAGATGGGTTTCAGCGCTGCCCAGCTTGCCAAACTGCAGGCCAATGGTGTGGAGATGGCGTTTATCTCTGACTCAGACCGCAAAGCGCTGTACGCCGCCAAAGCCTGA
- the hemN gene encoding oxygen-independent coproporphyrinogen III oxidase: MIEKYNYSGPRYTSYPTALEFNDGFTEQDLLSAIEHSKSDKLSLYIHIPFCAKLCYYCGCNKVITRHAHKADQYIEYLASEILNRAPLFKGYTVTQMHWGGGTPTFLSPEQILRLTKLLKDNFNFADEGEFSIEVDPREIELTMLDTLKEAGFNRISIGVQDFNKQVQEAVNRPQDEQFIFDLIGKAKAMGFESTNVDLIYGLPHQTPETFAETIQRILDLSPDRLSVFNYAHLPSRFAAQRKIKDEDLPSPQQKLEILHQTIETLVDAGYQYIGMDHFAKPDDELARLQREGKLHRNFQGYTTQEECDLLGLGVSSISQIGDCYAQNQKDIRPYYEAIDDHGNALWKGCKLNHDDEIRRVVIKQLICHFDLDMAVIDEKFGFTFEDYFAQDLKLLQTFIDDKLVTIENRRIHVSDTGRLLIRNICMCFDVYFREKARQQQFSRVI; the protein is encoded by the coding sequence ATGATCGAGAAATACAACTACAGCGGTCCCCGTTATACCTCTTATCCGACGGCGCTGGAGTTCAACGACGGCTTTACAGAGCAAGATTTGCTGAGTGCGATTGAGCACAGCAAGAGCGATAAGTTGTCACTTTATATTCACATTCCCTTCTGTGCCAAGCTTTGTTATTACTGCGGCTGCAATAAGGTCATCACCCGCCATGCCCACAAGGCAGACCAATATATTGAGTATCTGGCGAGCGAAATCTTAAACCGTGCACCGTTGTTCAAGGGCTACACTGTCACCCAGATGCACTGGGGCGGTGGTACCCCTACCTTCCTGAGCCCAGAGCAAATTTTGCGTCTGACCAAGCTTTTGAAGGACAACTTTAATTTTGCCGATGAAGGCGAGTTCTCCATTGAAGTCGACCCGCGCGAAATCGAGCTGACCATGCTCGACACCCTTAAAGAAGCCGGTTTCAACCGTATCTCCATTGGGGTGCAGGACTTCAACAAGCAGGTTCAGGAAGCGGTAAACCGTCCACAGGACGAGCAGTTTATTTTCGACCTGATTGGCAAGGCTAAAGCCATGGGCTTTGAGTCCACCAACGTGGATTTGATTTACGGCTTGCCCCATCAGACGCCGGAAACCTTTGCCGAAACCATCCAGCGCATTCTGGATCTGTCGCCAGACCGTCTGTCGGTGTTCAACTACGCCCACCTGCCTTCGCGCTTTGCCGCTCAGCGCAAGATTAAGGACGAAGACCTGCCATCACCGCAGCAGAAGCTGGAAATCCTGCATCAGACCATCGAGACCCTGGTGGACGCCGGTTATCAATACATCGGCATGGACCACTTCGCCAAGCCCGATGACGAGCTGGCGCGTCTGCAACGCGAAGGCAAGTTGCACCGTAACTTCCAGGGCTATACCACCCAGGAAGAATGCGACCTGCTGGGTCTGGGTGTGTCGTCCATCAGCCAGATTGGCGATTGCTACGCCCAAAACCAGAAAGATATCCGCCCCTACTACGAAGCCATCGACGACCATGGCAATGCACTGTGGAAGGGTTGCAAGCTGAACCACGACGATGAAATCCGCCGTGTGGTGATCAAGCAGCTGATCTGTCACTTCGACCTGGATATGGCGGTTATCGATGAAAAGTTTGGCTTCACCTTTGAAGACTACTTCGCCCAGGATTTGAAGCTGCTGCAGACCTTCATCGACGACAAGCTGGTGACCATTGAGAACCGTCGTATTCATGTGTCTGATACTGGCCGCCTGCTTATCCGCAATATCTGCATGTGCTTTGATGTCTACTTCCGCGAGAAGGCCCGTCAGCAGCAGTTTTCACGGGTGATTTAA
- a CDS encoding metal-dependent hydrolase family protein — protein sequence MKKTLLSVTLWALCVNAHALTLIHAGSIIDGEAAKPVREATLVLDGNRIQGIEKGYRAAAEGDTVIDWRDGTLMPGFIDMHTHLTFQGSKDSYLEPYTLNPADLALRGVMYGKRTLNAGFTTVRDLGDAGLGSIALRNAINKGWVEGPRIFTAGTSIGTTGGHADKTNGRNQELVGDPGPKEGVINGPADAYKAVRQRYKDGSDLIKITATGGVLSVAKSGENPQFTDEELKAIVAAAKDYGFKVAVHAHGKDGMKRAILAGVNTIEHGTYMDEELFPLMKKHNVALVPTLLAGEFVADKAKIDGYFPEVVRPKAAAIGPKIQGTFAKAYKAGVTIAFGTDAGVYEHGRNGREFTLMVDAGMPPMAAIQSATSVAARVLGQSDIGTLKAGMLADVTGVKGNPLENIALLEAVDLVIKDGTRVK from the coding sequence ATGAAAAAGACGCTCTTGTCTGTCACTTTATGGGCTTTATGTGTGAATGCTCACGCGCTGACCCTCATACATGCGGGAAGTATCATCGATGGTGAGGCTGCCAAACCGGTGAGGGAAGCGACACTGGTGCTGGATGGAAATCGTATTCAGGGCATAGAGAAAGGGTACAGAGCCGCGGCTGAAGGCGACACTGTAATAGATTGGCGCGATGGCACCCTGATGCCGGGCTTTATCGACATGCATACCCACCTGACGTTTCAGGGCAGCAAAGACTCTTACCTTGAACCCTATACCCTTAATCCGGCTGACCTGGCCCTGCGTGGGGTGATGTATGGCAAACGCACCCTGAACGCCGGTTTTACCACGGTGCGCGACCTGGGTGATGCCGGGCTCGGCTCTATTGCTCTTCGAAATGCGATAAACAAGGGTTGGGTGGAAGGCCCAAGGATATTTACCGCCGGTACCAGCATTGGCACCACGGGCGGTCATGCCGATAAGACCAACGGTCGCAACCAGGAGCTGGTGGGCGACCCCGGGCCAAAGGAAGGGGTGATTAATGGTCCTGCCGATGCTTACAAGGCTGTGCGCCAGCGCTATAAAGACGGTTCCGACCTGATTAAGATTACCGCGACCGGTGGCGTGCTCTCCGTGGCCAAGAGCGGGGAAAACCCCCAATTTACCGATGAAGAGCTCAAGGCCATTGTGGCCGCTGCCAAGGATTACGGCTTTAAAGTAGCCGTGCATGCCCACGGTAAAGATGGGATGAAGCGGGCGATTCTGGCCGGTGTGAACACCATAGAGCACGGCACCTACATGGATGAGGAGCTATTCCCCTTGATGAAAAAACACAATGTGGCGCTTGTGCCCACGTTGCTGGCGGGAGAGTTTGTGGCCGACAAAGCAAAAATCGACGGCTATTTCCCGGAAGTTGTGAGGCCCAAGGCGGCGGCAATCGGCCCCAAGATCCAGGGAACCTTTGCCAAGGCATACAAGGCCGGAGTGACCATCGCCTTCGGTACAGATGCCGGTGTGTATGAGCACGGACGTAACGGCCGTGAGTTTACCCTGATGGTCGATGCCGGTATGCCACCCATGGCGGCGATTCAGTCGGCCACCTCTGTTGCCGCCAGAGTACTTGGTCAGTCAGACATAGGTACATTAAAAGCGGGCATGTTGGCCGATGTGACCGGAGTAAAAGGAAATCCACTGGAAAATATCGCCTTGCTGGAGGCCGTTGACCTGGTGATTAAAGACGGTACCCGGGTGAAGTAA